The DNA window ATTAGAAACGTCATTGCCGCTTCTTGTAACTGCTCAACAAGGGTTAAACGAGCCGCGTTATCCATCACTTCCAGGGATTATGAAAGCGAAGAAAAAACCGCTTGAAGAATTGGAACTGGATGATTTAGACATCGAGGAAGATGATGTAGAAGCGAAAACAGAAACAATTGAAATCTACCTGCCACCGAAAAAAGCGGCTGGTCGTATTCTTGAAGGTGATCTTTCTAACCAAGTAACTGAATTAGTTGGATTACTACGTAACGAAGCAAAAGTAATATAATAAACTTCAAATTTCTGTAAAGTACATTATAAATTTTCTATCTCGTAAAATCGGGAACAGTTTTCACATCTACTTAGGGGGTAAACGGACTATGGCGAAGAAAGTATTAGTTTTAGGCGAAACGCGCGAAGGCGCTTTACGTAATGTTTCATTTGAAGCAATTGCGGCTGCTAAGAAAATTTCTGGCGGCGGAGAAGTAGTAGGTGTTTTAATCGGAGATGCGGTTACAGACTTCGGCGCTGAGTTAATTGCGTACGGTGCGGATCGTGTTGTTACGGTTGAACATCCACATTTGAAATCATATACATCTGATGGCTATGGTCAAGCATTCATGGCAGTCGTTGAACAAGAAAATCCAGAAGGACTTGTTTTTGGTCATACATCGGTCGGTAAAGACTTGGCACCAAAAATTGCATCTAAATTACAAGCTGGATTAATTTCAGATGTAACGGATATCGAAGGGGAAGGCGATGACGCTGTATTTATCCGCCCAATCTTCTCTGGTAAAGCATTTGAAAAAGTTAAACTTAAAGACGGTATTGATTTTATTACAGTGCGTGCGAACAATATTGCGCCTCTTGAAAAACAAGAACGTTCTGGAGATGTGAGTTCGCTGTCTGTTGATATTACTAATTTGCGTACGATTATTAAAAATGTTGTTCGCAAATCAACTGAAGGTGTCGATCTTTCAGAAGCGAAAGTTATCGTAGCTGGAGGTCGCGGCGTTAAGAGTACAGCAGGTTTCGAACCTTTACAAGAATTAGCAAATCTACTTGGTGGTGCGGTTGGCGCATCTCGTGGAGCTTGTGACGCGGATTACTGCGATTACTCACTTCAGATTGGCCAAACTGGTAAAGTTGTAACACCTGATTTGTATATCGCAGCTGGTATTTCTGGAGCAATCCAGCATATGGCGGGTATGTCTAACTCAAAAGTAATCGTAGCGATCAACAAAGACCCTGAAGCCAACATTTTTAAAGTAGCAGACTACGGAATCGTTGGTGACTTGTTCGATGTCATTCCAATGCTGACAGAAGAATTTAAAAAAGTGATGTAATATGAATTTTAGCAGGTGGAGAAAAGTGCATTTCTTTTCTTCACCTGTTTTTGTTTGTCTTTTTTAGAATGAAAGAAAAGCAAAGCACATCCGTTTAATCCAATAAATGAAGGGTATCAAAAGAGTAGGCAAAAAAATAGCTAGTGTTTTTGGCACATGCTATACTCTGTATATAGTTTGGTTAATCATAAGGAGGAATTATTCATGGCAATTGTACACGGTACAGATCAGAACTTTTCACAAGAAGTATCAGAAGGACTCGTTTTAGTAGATTTTTGGGCAACTTGGTGTGGACCATGTAAAATGATCGCTCCTGTGCTAGAAGAATTAGACGCTGAAATGAGCGATAAAGTTAAAATCGTAAAAGTTGACGTTGATCAAAACCAAGAAACAGCTGGAAACTACGGCATTATGTCTATTCCAACGTTACTATTGATGAAAGACGGAGAAACAATTGATAAAGTAGTTGGTTTCCGACCAAAAGAAGCTTTGGCTGAATTGGTAGAAAAACACGCATAATTCTTAACCGGGTCCAGCGATGGTCCCGGTTTTTTAATAGGGTGATAAAAATGGCAAATGAATTGATTCGACATAAATTGGCAATATTGCCTGACCAATCCGGCTGTTATTTGATGAAAGATCGTCAAAATACGGTTATTTACGTCGGCAAGGCAAAAGTTTTGAAAAATCGTGTGCGTTCTTATTTTACGGGCAGTCACGACACAAAAACACAGCGTTTGGTTAATGAAATTGTAGATTTCGAATACATTATTACGTCTTCGGACAAAGAAGCGTTAATTTTAGAATTGAATTTGATCAAAAAATACGATCCGAAATACAATATTATGCTTAAAGATGACAAAAGTTATCCGTACTTGAAAATTACAGGAGAACGTCATCCAAAACTAATTACGACAAGACACGTAAAAAAAGATAAAGGTAAATATTTTGGACCTTATCCGAATGCTTATGCCGCGGCAGAAACGAAAAAACTGTTGGACCGTTTGTATCCTTTACGCAAATGTCATACCATGCCAGACCGGGTATGTTTGTATTATCATTTAGGGCAATGTTTAGCGCCATGTGTAAAGCCGATTGAAAAAGAAACATACCAAGAATTAATTGATGGGATCACAAAGTTTTTGAATGGCGGATTCCGTGAAGTTAAAGAGCAATTGGTTGGGAAAATGTCTGAAGCGGCAGAGAACTTGGAATATGAACGTGCGAAAGAATATCGTGATCAAATTAACATGATTGAAACCGTTATGGAAAAACAAAAAATGGCGATGAACGATTTTACAAATCGCGATGTATTTGCGTATGCAGTGGATAAAGGTTGGATGTGCGTACAAGTCTTTTTTGTTCGTCAAGGCAAGTTAATTGAACGAGACGTTTCTTTATTTCCGCTATACCGTGACCCTGAAGAAGAGTTTTTAACATTTCTTGGTCAATTTTATGAAAAAGCCAATCATGTTAAGCCGAGCGAAATTTTAATTCCGGAAGCGGATGACCCAGATATGTTAAAAGAATGGCTCGGTGTTCGTGTACTAGTTCCGCAGCGTGGCAAGAAAAAAGATTTAGTAGCGCTAGCGAAAAAAAATGCCGAAGTAGCGATTAAAGAAAAGTTCCAGTTGTTAGAACGTCAAGAAGAGCGAACCATTGGTGCATGTGTAGACTTGGGTGAAGCAATGAATATTGAAACGCCTTTGCGTATTGAAGCATTCGATAACTCTCATATTCAAGGTGCCGATGCTGTTTCTGCGATGATTACATTTATCGACGGAAAACCTTCTAAAAAAGATTATCGGAAATATAAAACACGCAATGCTTCAAAACCAGATGATTATGCGGCAATGCGTGAAGTTATTCGCCGGCGCTATACACGCGTTTTAAAAGACGGTTTGCCTTTACCTGATTTGATTGTTATTGATGGGGGAAAAGGACAAATGGAGTCAGCTCGTGAAATTATAGAAGACGAACTTGGTTTGTCGATTCCTATTGCCGGACTCGCGAAAGATGCTAAGCATCAAACTTCCCAATTGCTATATGGTTCACCGGTCGAAATTGTGCCACTGAAACGAACCAGTGAAGCTTTTTACTTGATGCAACGAATACAAGATGAAGTTCACCGATTTGTTATTACGTTCCACCGTCAATTGCGGGGCAAAAACTCAATTCAATCCGCACTTGATGGGTTGGAAGGAGTAGGTCCAAAGCGTAAGCAGCAATTGTTAAAACATTTTGGGTCTGTCAAAAAAATCAAAGAGGCATCTGTAGCAGAAATCAAAGAAGCAGGAATGCCTGAAGCTTTGGCACAGTCTATTGAAAAGCATTTTGCAGAAGATACGTTGCCAAGTGAATCATAACGTGGTAATGTAGTGAATAATTAAATCACTTGGAAAAGTGATGATAGAGGCGCGAACGTCAATAGTAAGCATTCGGAGATTTGCAGAATCTGAGATGGATGGTGAAAGGGGCGATCGCCGAAGTGTGCGTTAAACTGCTTTTACGCATGCTGGTTTTGCATTTAATAAGTGCAGGGCTGTCAGAGTGAATCTCTGGAGGGCTATCTCACATGGACGTTTTTCGTACATGATAAAAGAGGTAGTTTGCCGCGTTTGCGGTGGGCTGCCTCTTTTTGTGTCTAGTTGTGAAATCACTAGTCATTTTGAGGGCCACATACTAAATGTGGGAGTGGATCGAATGAAAACAATCGTAATGAAATTTGGCGGAACATCTGTTGCAACACCTGAGAAAATTATTGGTGTGGCAAAAAGAGCGATTCGTGAAAAAGAAAAAGGCAAGCGCGTGGTCATCGTCGTTTCCGCAATGGGCAAAACGACAGACACATTACTTGGTTTAGCTGGAGAAATTTCTTCAGAGCCACCAAAACGTGAAATGGATATGTTGTTAGCGACAGGAGAGCAAGTAACCATTTCATTATTGGCTATGGCATTTAAAAAATTAGGTCATGAAGCTTTGTCATTCACGGGCTGGCAAGCCGGCATTGAAACTGAATCGGTTCCGCGGAATGCGCGTATTGAACAGATCCATACGGAACGCCTTGAACGTGTATTGGAAAATGGCTATTTTTGTGTAGTAGCAGGATTCCAGGGAGTAGACAAAATTGGCAATATTACCACACTAGGTAGAGGTGGATCAGATACAACAGCTGTAGCACTTGCAGCAGCGTTAAAAGCAGAGAAATGCGAAATTTATACTGACGTTAATGGTGTTTATACATCTGACCCAAGATTTGTTACAGGAGCGCGTAAATTGCAGCAAATTTCTTATGACGAAATGTTAGAATTAGCGAATCTTGGAGCAGGTGTGCTGCACCCACGTGCAGTCGAATTTGCTAAAAACAATCAAGTACCATTATCAGTCAGAGCAAGCTATTCAGACGAGCCTGGCACAATCATACAAGAGGTGATCACTGTGGAAACAAACTTAATCGTAAGAGGTGTGGCATTTGAACCGGGAGTCGCGCGCGTCACTATAACGTATAAAAAGCCTTTTAATGGCTCACTCGCTAATATTTTTAATAAGCTTGCGGAAAACCAAATTGATGTTGACATTATTGTTCAAAGCATTAGCGACGAATTCCCGCCGTCAGTATCTTTTTCAATCAGTCAAGAAAGTCTTGAAGAAACACGCTGCGTGCTAATAGCGTCACAAGAAGAAATTGGTTTCCTCTCTATGAATGTAGAAGTTGGATTATCAAAAGTATCAATAGTTGGATCTGGTATGGTTTCAAATCCAGGAGTTGCCGCTCGTATGTTTGATATTCTACGAAGTGAAGAAATTCCGGTTAAAATGGTTAGCACATCTGAAATTAAAATTTCAGTAGTTGTACCAGAAGCAGACATGACAAAATCAGCAAATGCATTGCATGAGGCTTATGGTTTGTCTAAAGAAGAATTGATTGAAGATAAGATGAAGTCCACTATAACTGCAGGTTCGTGAAAATATTCACAAAATGTTCAAATTCTCAATTGTAAGTTGTTAACAATCGCGACATGAGTGAACCTAGCAGATTAGTTAGAAAAAGCGATTCTCAATTAGAGAATCGCTTTTTACCGTAAATCTATTAAAACGTTTACATTTCACAATGCTTTTGTAGGAGTAGCTTGTTTATTGCCGCTAAAGGGGATGATAACTATATGATTAAAAGCGTTTCGTTGCCTTGACGCTCCTAAAGGGGGGGAGTACAATAAATATGTCATATTATTGTATCATGATGGTGAGTGGCTTCAGGTTCTTTCTTTCAGATTGTTTACTTTGAACGCTACGAATTATAGTTTTGAGGGGGGTAAAATTTTGGATAACAATCGTGAATTTTTAATGCGTAGGCTGCACTCATTGTTGGGGATTATTCCTATTGGTTTATTCTTAACACAGCACTTAATCGTCAATCATTTTGCAACACAAGGTGAAGAGGCATTCAACACTGCATCTCACTTCATGGCAAATCTACCATTCGTTATTTTCTTGGAGATTTTTGTCATATACTTACCGCTCATGTATCATGCTTTCTACGGTTTATACATAGCGTTTACTGCGAAGAACAATCCTGGACATTATAGCTATATGCGCAATATGTTATTTGTTGCACAACGTTATACAGGTGTCTTCCTAGTAGTCTTTATCGCTTGGCACATCTTCGAGACGAGATTCCAAGTTGCGATTGGAGCAGCGGCTGAAGCTGATTTTAACATGATGGCGAATATCTTAAGCAATCCTTGGATGTTGGTATTCTATATTATCGGTGTTTTATCTGCGACGTTCCATTTGTCAAACGGATTATGGTCTTTCCTTGTAACGTGGGGAATCACACAAACTCCAGCAGCACAAAAAAACGCAACTTATTTCACGCTTCTAGTATTTGTCGTATTATCGATTATTGGTATGAGAGCATTGTTTGCGTTCGTTTAAGAACGTTCAATCATTGGTGAACTAAAAGAGGAGTGAATATAAACATGGCGAAGGGCAAAATTTCTATCGTCGGAGGCGGCCTTGCTGGTTTAATGGCAGCAATCAAAGTTGCAGAAGCAGGCGCACCCGCCGATTTATTCTCAATCGTTCCCGTTAAACGGTCCCATTCAGTATGCGCACAAGGTGGGATTAACGGAGCGGTAAATACAAAAGGTGAAGGGGATTCCCCGGATATTCACTTTGATGATACAGTTTACGGAGGCGACTTCTTAGCGAATCAACGTCCTGTAAAAGCAATGGCAGATGCAGCACCTGGCATTATCCGTATGTTCGACCGTATGGGCGTTATGTTTAACCGTACACCGGAAGGTCTTTTAGATTTCCGTCGTTTTGGTGGCACGATGTACCATAGAACAGCGTTTGCCGGTGCAACAACTGGTCAACAATTATTGTATGCACTTGATGAGCAAGTTCGTCGCTACGAAGTAGCCGGACTTATCACTAAATATGAAGGTTGGGAATTCCTTGGCCTTGTTCTTGACGAGCAAGGTGCTGGTAAAGGGATTACAGCTCAAAACTTAACAACTATGGAAATTAAATCGTTCCGCGCAGATGCTGTTATCATGGCAACTGGTGGACCAGGGATTATTTTCGGGAAATCGACAAACTCTGTTATTAACACAGGATCTGCGGCTTCTATCGTTTATCAACAAGGCGCATACTACGCAAACGGCGAATTTATTCAAATTCACCCAACAGCGATTCCTGGAGACGATAAACTGCGCTTAATGTCAGAATCGGCTCGTGGAGAAGGTGGACGTATTTGGACATATAAAGACGGCAAACCTTGGTATTTCCTTGAAGAAAAATATCCTGCTTACGGAAACTTAGTTCCACGTGATATTGCAACACGTGAAATTTTTGATGTTTGCGTTAACCAAAAGCTTGGTATTAACGGTGAGAACATGGTTTATTTGGATCTTTCACATAAAGATCCGAAAGAACTTGATATTAAACTTGGTGGAATCATTGAAATCTATGAGAAATTCACAGGCGATGACCCACGTAAAGTACCAATGAAGATTTTCCCAGCTGTTCATTATTCGATGGGCGGATTATGGGTTGATGATCATCAAATGACTAGCATCCCTGGTGTTTTAGCAGCAGGCGAATGTGATTATTCTCAGCACGGCGGTAACCGTTTAGGTGCCAACTCATTACTTTCAGCTATTTACGGCGGTATGGTCGCAGGGCCAAACGCTCTTGAATATGTCAATGGTCTTGATGTGTTAGCGGAAGATCTTCCTTCAACGATCTATGATCAACATGAAGCAGAAGAAAAACGCAAATGGGAAGAGATTTTAGCATTAGACGGTACAGAAAACGCTTATATTCTTCACAAAGAATTGGGCGAGTGGATGACGGATAATGTTACAGTAGTACGTTATAATGATCGTTTGCAAAAAACGGATGAAAAGCTCCAAGAACTTCTTGAGCGTTTCAACCATATCAGTATTACTGATACGCAACTTTGGAGTAACCAAGGCGCGATGTTTACACGTCAATTGCGCAATATGCTTCATTTAGCTCGTGTAATCACAATCGGAGCGCTTAATCGTAACGAAAGCCGCGGGGCTCATTACAAACCGGATTTCCCGGAACGTAACGATGAAGAATTTATGAAAACGACAATGGCTAAATTTAATGGCTTTGATGCACCTATCTTCCATTATGAAGAAGTCGACACATCATTGATTCCACCGCGTAAACGTGATTACTCAGCAAAAGCATAATTATGAAGGGAGCTAATTTACCATGGGTGAAGCAGCAAAAACGGTAATATTTGAAATCGAACGCAGAAACTCTACGGATGAAAATTCGTATTGGGAAAAGTTCGAATTGCCATATAAGATGAACATGAATGTCATTTCGGCATTGATGGAAATTCGTCGTAACCCTGTCAACATGGAAGGGAAAAAAACCACGCCTGTAACTTGGGACATGAACTGTCTAGAGGAAGTTTGTGGAGCATGTTCGATGGTTATCAACGGCAAAGCACGCCAATCGTGTACAGCATTAGTTGATCAATTAGAACAGCCTATCCGTCTTCAGCCGATGAAAACATTCCCGGTTGTTCGTGACCTTGTCATTGACCGTAGCCGTATGTTCGATTCTCTGAAAAAAGTCAAAGCGTGGGTACCAATCGATGGTACGCATGACCTTGGAGATGGACCACGTATGCCTGAGCGTAAACGCCAATGGGCATATGAGCTATCTAAATGTATGACTTGCGGTGTATGTCTTGAAGCATGCCCGAACGTTAACGACAAATCTGACTTTATCGGAGCTGCACCACTTTCACAAGTTCGTTTGATGAACGCGCATCCAACAGGTTCAATGAACCGCGATGCTCGTTTGAATGCGATTATGGGTGAAGGTGGACTAGCAGGCTGCGGTAACTCGCAAAACTGTGTTGAATCTTGTCCAAAAGGAATTCCTTTGACAACTTCTATCGCAGCATTAAACCGTGATACAACAGTTCAAATGTTCCGTAACTTCTTTGGAAGCGACAGAATGGTTGATTAGTATTTAGTAAAAACCCCGCCGCGGCGGGGTTTTTATTTATATCTATAGAAAAACGTCTGCTCTTTTCTGAAGTTTTTGATATACTAATAAAATGAAATATAGTTAAAGTGCAAATTGTTCGAAACGAAAGTTTTGAAATAGGTATGTTTTATGTGAAAGTCATAATTAAAACAATAAGTCTTTTTTCTGGAGGTCGCTATGAAAGCAAATTACATTGAGAATTTCGAAGAATGGAAGCAAGACTTTTTCTTTTCTGCACCTGTTCAAGTGCGTTTTTCTGAAACAGATATGTTTGGTCATGTAAATAATACAGTACCAATTGCATATTTCGAATTTGCGCGTATCGAATTTATGAAAGAGATGGGTTTGATGCAGCGCTGGCTCCAAGCGGGTAATGAGCTGTTTCCGGTTGTGGCAGATATGCAAGTAGATTTTGTTCAGCAAGTCTATTTTGATGAAAAGCTAGATGTTCATGTCAAAATCGCTCGAATTGGTAGTTCTTCTGTTGATGTCCATTATTGGACAGTCAATGAAAAAGGAGAAACTTGTTTTACTGGTCGCGGCGCAATTGTCCAAGTATCTAAGCAAACAAATAGAGGCTATCCGTGGACAAAAGAAGAAATTGAAATGCTGCAGATGAAACATTTAGCAGTTGCAAAAAAATAAGGAGCTCTTGCTATATCGATAAAAAACCTGCACTATAGAACTATGATAGGGTTTTTGAGGAGTGGTAACTAGTTATGAATGAGGATCACAAAGAGATGGAAATTGATGTAGAACGCATCGCATTTATGGAAAAAGAATTACGTTATATTTCGGGGATTATTAAGCAAAAAGGACGCGAAATATTAAGCTCCTACACGATAACACCGCCTCAGTTCGTTGCCTTACAATGGCTATTTGAACATGGAGATATGACGATTGGCGATTTATCCAACAAAATGTATTTAGCATTTAGCACAACGACAGATTTAGTAGATCGTATGGAAAAAAATGAAATGGTCGTCCGTATACGTGAAGAACAAGATCGTCGCGTTGTCCGGATCAAATTATTAAAAGAAGGCGAACGCGTGATTGAAGAAGTGATTCAAAAGCGTCGTGAATACTTGAATACGGTATTAGAAAATTTCTCTGAAGATGAATCAGAGAAATTTGCAGCATTGCTTGAAAAACTGCACACAAACATGAAATAGGATAGAGGCGATGACGTTGAATGCGCCAATTGGAGTAATTGATTCGGGAGTCGGTGGACTCACTGTTGCAAAAGAAATTATGAGGTTATTGCCGAACGAGCAAATTTGTTATATCGGCGATAATGCAAGATGTCCGTATGGTCCTCGTCCGTTATCGGAAGTACGTACCTATACATGGCAAATGGCAAATGCATTGATGAAGAAAAATATTAAAATGCTAGTTATTGCTTGTAATACGGCCACAGCGGCTGCATTAATCTCTCTCCAAAAAAACTTACCGATTCCTGTAATCGGTGTGATTTTTCCGGGAGCACGTGCTGCGATTAAATCTTCCGCAACCAATAAAATAGCTGTGTTAGGTACAGCTGGAACAGTAGAAAGTGGTGCTTACGAAAAAGCCATTTTGTCGTTAGTATCTTCTGCTCACGTTGTTCAACTTGCATGTCCGCGGTTTGTCCCTCTAGTAGAAAGTGATGAATACGAAGGGGAGTTTGCACATCGGATTGTTCAAGAAACATTGGCGTCAATCGCCTACGAGGAATTTGATACAGCTATTTTAGGATGTACGCATTATCCGTTATTGCAAGGGTTTATCGAAGAAGTGCTCGGAGATACGGTCCACGTTCTTTCTTCAGCAGAAGAAACAGCGAAAGACGTTGAACGTTACTTAAGCTATAAAAATCAATTTGCCGACCGAGATAAACCACCGGTGCACCGTTTTTATACATCGGGATCTACGCAGATCTTTGGTTCGATTGTGCGCAAATGGTTAGAGATTGATGAGCCAATCATTTATTCAATCCGATTCCCAAAAACCTGATAGCTCTCGCTGTCAGGTTTTTGTCGTTGTCTACGAAATATGGTAAGCTATTGAGCATATATTAAGGAGGATTTTAATGACACGCATAGATAATAGACAAACAAACGAATTGCGTCCCGTATCCGTGGACGTTGACTACTTGATTCACCCGGAAGGTTCAGTATTAATAACAGTGGGCCAAACAAAAGTAATTTGTACGGCAACAATTGAAGAAAAAGTGCCTGGATTTTTACGTGGCCAAGGTAAAGGCTGGATCACAGCTGAATATTCCATGTTACCACGAGCAACAAATAGCCGAAATCGAAGAGAAGCTTCGGCTGGAAAAATCGGTGGGCGTACAATGGAAATTCAACGGTTAATCGGTCGTGCATTGCGCGCTGTTGTTGACTTAGAAAAACTAGGTGAACGTACACTATGGATTGATTGCGACGTCATCCAAGCAGATGGTGGAACACGTACAGCTTCAATCACAGGAGCCTTTATTGCGATGACTATGGCCATTGGCAAGCTTGAGTTAACAGAATTTCCAGTAACAGATTTTCTTGCAGCGACAAGTGTAGGCGTAACTGCAGAAAATGGACCGATTTTAGATTTGAATTATGTAGAAGATTCAAGTGCGGAAGTGGATATGAATTTAGTAATGACTGGAGCAGGTCATTTTGTTGAATTACAAGGCACTGGTGAGGAATCAACCTTTACCCGTGCGCAACTAAACGAGTTACTGGATCTTGGAGAAGATGGAATTCGTCAATTGATCGCAATGCAACAAAATGCATTAGGTGAATTGTCAGAACGAATCGGTGAAAGGGTGCCAGCAGAACTATGAAACGAATAGTAATTGCAACTCAAAACAAAGGCAAAGCAAAAGATTTTGAAGCGTTACTTGCACCACTTGGGTATGAAGTATTAACACTTTTAGATGTAGCACAGGATCTTGATGTAGAAGAAACCGGTGTAACGTTTGAAGAAAACGCCATCTTAAAAGCAGAAGCGGTATCAAAAGAGTTAAACATCCCAGTAATTTCGGACGACAGCGGTTTAGAAATTGATGCATTAAATGGAGAACCAGGCGTTTACTCTGCGCGTTATGCAGGTGGCGAAAAAAGCGACAGTGCGAATATTGATAAAGTACTACAGAAACTTACTGACGTGGCAGAAGACAAGCGTACAGCACGCTTTCGTTGCGTATTAGCAATCGCGGCGCCAGGGCAACAAACACAAACTTTTTCGGGATCATGTGAAGGCAGAATTTTAAATGCACGTCAAGGTGAAAACGGGTTTGGCTATGATCCGATTTTTTATGTACCGAGTCAAGAAAAAGCGATGGCTGAGTTAATGCCACACGAAAAAGCAGCTATTTCCCATCGTGGCAATGCGTTGCGTGAACTTAAACAAAGCATGCCAAATTGGCTGAGTGACCAAAACTAATCTGACCGAAAACTAATTTTAATGTTTTTTTAAAATAGCATTGACTTTTCTTTAAATCATTTCTATAATTAAAAATGTCTTTCAAAAGAAAAGCGAAGTCGCAAGCAACAGCAAGCGTCATTGTTTAATCTTTAAGAAAGCTTTCGTCTCAGTAGCTCAGCTGGATAGAGCAACGCCCTTCTAAGGCGTCGGTCGGGGGTTCGAATCCCTCCTGGGACATTATAGGAATGTACATAAAACATTGTTGTGTTGGGATTTTAGAGCGCGTAGGGAAAAGATGGGGAGTAGAACCGTTGAGTGATACCCCTGTTTTCGACCCGCTCACCTAACGCAGACCGAATTGATCTTCTAATCAAATTGATTAGGGGATTTTTTTTATGGCTAAAATCCGTTAATTGAATACATATACAGGGAAAAGTGGAGTGCGCAAATAGTCCGATTTCACAAAGTATGGAAAGAGTTTGTATGAGAGTGCATCGGGTACTGTATTTGTATAAGATAAAACAAGTATCTTAAGGAGGTGAATTCGAATGACTTTACCCCAAATTACGCTAGACAATAATGAAGTCATCGCTTATCGAAAAAAAGATGGGGGTGAACAGACAATACTTCTCGTCCATGGGAATTTTTACTCTTCATTAGCTTGGGAAGAGCTAATTGGCGTACTTGATCCGAAATATACAGTATATGCAGTTGATCTTCGTGGGTTTGGAGAATCATCATATAATCATCGAGTGACTCAGATTAAAGACTTCTCGGATGACCTTAAAGATTTTGTTGATAAACTTGGAATTGGTGATTTTTATATGGCGGGTTGGTCGGCTGGAGCTCAAGTATGTATGCAGTTTGAGGTAGATTATCCCGGACATTGCAAAAAACTCGCATTGATAAATCCTGCTTCAACTCGAGGTTTACCAATGTTTGAAATGAATGCAGATGGTACACCTGACTTTACAAAACGACAAACTACGTTAGAAGAAATTGAAAATGATTCATCCAAACAGCCAGGGCGCGAGGAGTTTA is part of the Planococcus sp. PAMC 21323 genome and encodes:
- the sdhB gene encoding succinate dehydrogenase iron-sulfur subunit, with the protein product MGEAAKTVIFEIERRNSTDENSYWEKFELPYKMNMNVISALMEIRRNPVNMEGKKTTPVTWDMNCLEEVCGACSMVINGKARQSCTALVDQLEQPIRLQPMKTFPVVRDLVIDRSRMFDSLKKVKAWVPIDGTHDLGDGPRMPERKRQWAYELSKCMTCGVCLEACPNVNDKSDFIGAAPLSQVRLMNAHPTGSMNRDARLNAIMGEGGLAGCGNSQNCVESCPKGIPLTTSIAALNRDTTVQMFRNFFGSDRMVD
- a CDS encoding acyl-CoA thioesterase, translating into MKANYIENFEEWKQDFFFSAPVQVRFSETDMFGHVNNTVPIAYFEFARIEFMKEMGLMQRWLQAGNELFPVVADMQVDFVQQVYFDEKLDVHVKIARIGSSSVDVHYWTVNEKGETCFTGRGAIVQVSKQTNRGYPWTKEEIEMLQMKHLAVAKK
- a CDS encoding MarR family winged helix-turn-helix transcriptional regulator, encoding MNEDHKEMEIDVERIAFMEKELRYISGIIKQKGREILSSYTITPPQFVALQWLFEHGDMTIGDLSNKMYLAFSTTTDLVDRMEKNEMVVRIREEQDRRVVRIKLLKEGERVIEEVIQKRREYLNTVLENFSEDESEKFAALLEKLHTNMK
- the racE gene encoding glutamate racemase yields the protein MNAPIGVIDSGVGGLTVAKEIMRLLPNEQICYIGDNARCPYGPRPLSEVRTYTWQMANALMKKNIKMLVIACNTATAAALISLQKNLPIPVIGVIFPGARAAIKSSATNKIAVLGTAGTVESGAYEKAILSLVSSAHVVQLACPRFVPLVESDEYEGEFAHRIVQETLASIAYEEFDTAILGCTHYPLLQGFIEEVLGDTVHVLSSAEETAKDVERYLSYKNQFADRDKPPVHRFYTSGSTQIFGSIVRKWLEIDEPIIYSIRFPKT
- the rph gene encoding ribonuclease PH, producing the protein MTRIDNRQTNELRPVSVDVDYLIHPEGSVLITVGQTKVICTATIEEKVPGFLRGQGKGWITAEYSMLPRATNSRNRREASAGKIGGRTMEIQRLIGRALRAVVDLEKLGERTLWIDCDVIQADGGTRTASITGAFIAMTMAIGKLELTEFPVTDFLAATSVGVTAENGPILDLNYVEDSSAEVDMNLVMTGAGHFVELQGTGEESTFTRAQLNELLDLGEDGIRQLIAMQQNALGELSERIGERVPAEL
- a CDS encoding XTP/dITP diphosphatase: MKRIVIATQNKGKAKDFEALLAPLGYEVLTLLDVAQDLDVEETGVTFEENAILKAEAVSKELNIPVISDDSGLEIDALNGEPGVYSARYAGGEKSDSANIDKVLQKLTDVAEDKRTARFRCVLAIAAPGQQTQTFSGSCEGRILNARQGENGFGYDPIFYVPSQEKAMAELMPHEKAAISHRGNALRELKQSMPNWLSDQN
- the phaZ gene encoding intracellular short-chain-length polyhydroxyalkanoate depolymerase, whose translation is MTLPQITLDNNEVIAYRKKDGGEQTILLVHGNFYSSLAWEELIGVLDPKYTVYAVDLRGFGESSYNHRVTQIKDFSDDLKDFVDKLGIGDFYMAGWSAGAQVCMQFEVDYPGHCKKLALINPASTRGLPMFEMNADGTPDFTKRQTTLEEIENDSSKQPGREEFIAFSEARIYTHKKRSPEKQEMYVEDMLKQRNIVDVAHSLNTFNIGSINNGVRDGTNQAKGITIPVLILRGDRDNIIPAQMIDEIKDDIGDNATYAQLTDTGHSPFVDNLPELKEQIEKFFI